The following is a genomic window from Numenius arquata chromosome 12, bNumArq3.hap1.1, whole genome shotgun sequence.
GACATGGCGACGGGCCGGCCCGcgacgggccgggccgggccgggcctgctCCgcccggggggaggggaggggaaggagcgaCGCCGCCTCACCGACAACAAGCCGCCACCGCCACAAGATGGCCGCCCGACCTCTCACCCCGCCGCGGCGGGTCAAAGGGCAGCATCGTACGGATCgccggagggagaagggggaaaaccGCTACGCCCGGCACCGACCGCGCACGccaggcgggcgggggggggggaatgtacGGCGCGTGCGCAGTCCGCCAAGGCGCCGCCGGGCACGCATGCGCATTACGGGCGGTCGGGACTTTTCTCACAACGCTCCCCCGCCGCCTTTCGCCGGGCTCTTTGTCGCGCTGACGGTCCCGGTCCTCCTGGCGTCACTTCCGGCACGTGGCCGCCCCGCTACGGGAGCAGGTAGGCGCCCCGGCCCTCAGGGGCCGCCTCGGGCCCGGCCCCGAACGGGAGCCTGTGGGGCCGCCGGCTGTGGGCCGCTGTCGCCTAGCCTAGTGCTGTGCCCGCCCCCGGCGGCCCTTCAGCCGCCGCTGCCCGAGCATGGCCGTCTTTGACACCCCCCAGGAGGCCTTCGGGGTCCTGCGCCCCGTCTGCGTCCAGCTGACAAGGGCACAGACCCTGGAGAACGTGGCTCTCCTGCAGGCCCACCTGGCCGCCGTCAGCGCCTCGgccctgcaggagctgcaggagtaCGTCCTCTTCCCCCTGCGCTTCGCCCTGAAGGTGCCGGGGCCCAAGCAGGAGCGCCTGGTGCAGAGCGTGGTGCAGTGCATCTCCTCCGTCCTCGCAGCGACATGCGTGAAGAAGCAGGAGCTCCTGCAGGAGCTTTTTTCTGAGCTCTGTACGTGCCTCTCTCCCCCTTCTGGCTCAAGCAAACCCGCCTCCCAGTCAGAGGAGTTAAAGTTGGCCGTAATCCAGGCACTCCACACCCTGATGCATTCAGCTTATGGGGATATTATCTTGTCTCTGTATCAACCTTCCACCCTTCCTCTCTTAGGATTTGCTGTATCTTTGCTTCTGGGcctagcagagaaagaaaaagcaaagcaaattaagATCTCTGCTTTGAAGTGCTTACAGGTCCTAGTTCTGCAGTGTGACTGCCAGGAGCATCGACACCTAGATGAAGACGAGGAACAGCGATGTGGGgatttgtttgcttcttttctgcCTGGGATTTCCATTACGCTGTCTCGGGTTATTACTGGAGACATCAAACAAGGTCACAAACCCACTGTTTCTGCCATCAGACTCTTTTATCTGATTGTTGGCTTGGTAATGGCTGATGCGCAGTTAGCCAGAATCccaaagaacaaagaaaagctgCCAGTGGAACAAAGCAGAATATCAGAACTAATGGTCCATAGAGGACCTGACTGGACTAAAAGTACTGCTGAAAaactctctctcctcctgcataAAATGGTTGAATTTTCTTCAGTTCACCCCCACTGGAAAGTGAGACTGGAGCTGGTAGAACTGGTCAACCACCTACTGAGGAACTGCAGTCGGTCACTGGTGGACTCGTTCAGTCATCTTTTAAAGGCCTTGGTTGGGCTGGTGAACGATGAAAACAGCGAAGTCCAAAGCAGGTGTAACGAGGTTCTGCAAGGCATTGCAGAACAGGGGATCATAGCACAGAACAGGGCTCTTGCTGATGTCCTCTCTGAGAACCTCCATTCCCTTGCCACAGCTCTTCCTCGCCTGATGAACTCTCAGGATGACATGGGCAAGGTTGCTACTTTGAGCTTGTTGCTTGGCTATTTGAAGCTACTGGGCCCCAAGATTAACATTGTCCTTAACTCTGTATCCCACCTCCAACGTCTGTCCAAAGCACTGATGCAGGTTCTGGAGCTGGATGTGACAGATGTGAAGATAGTGGAAGACAGACGCTGGGGCTGCGAGAATGCCTGTGGACCTTCAGGCTCCTTGCAGCATGGTGTGCAAGCAGGCAGATGTCAGAAGAAATACTTTCGCTTCTTCACGGAGGAGAAAGttttccagctccttcagcaaaTTTGTCGTGTTCTTGGCTACTACGGGAACCTCTATTTGCTTGTGGACCATTTCATGGGGCTGTACAGCGAGTCTGGCATGTACCGAAAGCAGGCGGCAATGGTCCTCAATGAGCTGATTGTGGGAGCTGCGGGAGTGGGAGTGGATGTCCTTCAGGAAAGGGAAGTTTCGCTGAGCATGGATGATCTCAAAGGGTCCATAACCTCCATTCTTGACGAGTACACAGACCAGGCCAACTGGTATTTGATCACTAGCATTGATTCAGAAGAAATCAGCCACGAGCACTCTGTGCAACACTCAGGACTTCTTTCCCGTCCAGGAGGCACGTGCAGCAATGTTCTCCTTCCATCCCTAGAGCCACAGGTAACGACCCGCACCATGAACAGCAACATCTGGCAGATCTGCATCCAGCTGGAAGGCGTCGGCTGCTTCGCTGCAGTCCTCAGGAAGGAGTTCCGGTTGCTTCTACTGTCAGCTCTCTACCCTGTGTTGGAGAAGGCTGGTGACAAGACTCTGCTCATCAGTGAGACGGCACTGGGGACGCTGGTAGACATATGCAAGGCCTGCAGTTATGACTCCGTGCAGTGTTTGATTAATGAGAATTCTGACTATCTGGTGAATGGGATTTCCCTGAACTTGCGCCACCTGGCACATCAGCCTCATGCTTCCCAGGTCCTGGACACTATGCTGAGGCATTCAGATGCCAGCTTGCTGCCACTGGTAGAAGATGTTATCCAAGATGTCCTGTCTGCGTTAGATCTGTCTTACAATAACCAGGCTTCCACTTTCCTCAGGGTCCTCCACTCAGTAATGACAGCTTTAGGTATCTAAATGATGTTTACTTTGCGTAATTCGGTCTTACTGTAACTAAGGGTTCTTGTCTTTGACCTTCCAACTTGCCATGGGAGATTTCAAGTAGCTGAGGTACCGCAGTGTGATGGCAACTTTGCTTTGTGTGGTGGGCCAGCTCTTAAGCAAAGCTCACCAATAGCTTCTCCTCTCCACAACCAGTTGCTGTTGGCCTGGCCTGCAGATTTGCAGGAACATGGCCTTTAGTGGTTGAGAAAGGATGCATTTACTGCTCCCATAAGTGTTTTGTAGAAGCACATGGAGTGTTTTCCTGTTTACATTGGGGTTTTAACATTCCCATACCATCAGGGAGGTCATAGTGATGTGACAGCAGGTGCCCAATTCTGTAGTTCAGTCCCATGGGAGTTGAGAGTCACGTTCATCTCTCAAGGAATCTGTAGTACTTTGCTGATTTGCAGGAGGGGATCGTGATTGCTTAGTGACATATCAGTTCCGTTTTTGCAGTCCAGTGGTTTGGATCATCCTGTGGTGAAGAACACCAGCAAAGGCAGACTGCcgagcagcagagcaggacttTGTCCCAGGGGCAGCAGGTGGTGACAAGCCAAGAAGTGGAACAATTCTTTCTTGACTATGTCAGACAGAAGCAGATCGCAGAGGGCAATCTTCCTGACACAGAGGATGAGGAGACAGGTCAGTACTGAGTGTGACTGGAGAAGAGtatgtttagcttggagaaagaCAGTGATCTCTGAGGTTTCCTTTTGTCAGATGGGGGATTTGGGGCCAGGCTGAAAGCCAGGCACACTCCTGGCAGTCTCAGGTCTGCTTTGGCTTGACCTTAGCTCGTGTAAGCTGCTGCTGggtggttttgctttgttctgtgCATGGCAGTGGGAGGAAGGGGAGTGAAATGCCTGCAGATCAAGGCTTGTCTAGCTCTAAGACACAAGCGCACTATGTTTTTTTCTTACCTCATAACAGGCCATTTGGTTTCAAGATCCAAAGTTTCTTCTTTCCAGGGTCCTACTGCATTTTCCTCACCCTCCCTTGGGAGTCCCTGTACCATTTTCTCCTGGCTAATGATGCCACCACTCCCTTCTCATTTGGCCTCGACAGGCCCTGCAGACATTCATATAGGGAACTTTTTAGTCTTTACTGGGCTGTGCTGCAATCCTGACCTTTAAATACTTCATCTTTAAATACCtaggcttttcatttttaataaaaatcaatggGAAATAAGTCCATGGCAAGGAGAGACTGCAAATGTCAGACCAACTGCATTGTCCAGTAAAGAAAGCAAACCTTCCCTAGCCCCACACTCTTAACTGAACCTGACGTTTAACTCGCAGAACTCAAGCATAGACTTGACTATATCTAAATACGTTAAAAAATGCCAAAGACCTCACTTGGGGATTTGCAGAGTAGTTGTGAGTGGGTATTGTGACCTCCCAGAACTTCCAAGTCATTTTCAGGGCTTCAGTAGTGGTTTTGTCTTCCAGATGAGGTTCCCCACCTTGCTAAGCCAGAGCCAAACAACTCTGACACAGAAGGAGAAACTCTGCTGCCGAGCCATGCTCAACTGGCCAAAGACGTGATGGAGAGGTGCATCCACTTGCTGTCTGATGGGAACCTCCGAGTGCGGCTGAAGGTTAGTAAACGGTGGCTTTGAGGGGACAGGTGGTGCCCGCGGAGGGGGCTGGTAGTTCGTCAACATGTGCACGACGTATGTTGGGCTTCCTGCTGGAATGAGGGTAGTGCTGCCATGTGTTTATTCAGGACAGATGCTCCAAGTCTTGGCAAGAGAAAGGGAGGCAGTTTTCTAGGACTGGTCTGGTTTAGGAATGGTGACAAGGCTGAACAGAATCTTAAGGGTGACATCGTATCACACACCTCCCATTGATGCTCGATGCTTGTGCCTCAGCCTGTGGTGGAGGAAGCAGAAGCATCTTTATTCCATCTAGGCCTCCCATCCCCCTTCCTCAGACTGTAGCGCACAGACTGATGAACATTTCTGAAGTTGCTGGGGTGATGATAAGCAGGGCTAAAAGcccgttttttttaattatgaaaatccTTTGAAGGTGGCCTCTTTTTAAACTGCAAAGCGAGACAGAAAATGCAGCAGTGAGGCATAACCCAGATTCTTACCTCAGAGGCCCCAGCCCTACCAGGTGATCCTGCTGCCACAGGAGCAGTAGGGTCCTAGTGcacagctcagcctgcagcatcGGGCCAGGAATCACACCCTGGTTCTAGCCCAGCTCTGTAGCCCAGCACAAATTATGTCACTGTGCTACTTGTCCCTTTCCGAACAGTGTACTCTCTCTTCTGGTACCCAGGTTCATGCTGAGGTAAAACCGCACCCTTTCATATTAAAAACCTTCTTTCTCCCGGCTCCCCGTTGTGACACTGGGGATCCACCAAAATGCCTGGTGCTGCAGCACTCAAAATGTGTTACTTACCCCTCCTTCCCAGGTCCTGGATGTGCTGGAGCTCTGTGTAACTGTGCTGCATCCTCACGGAAACCATCTGCTTCCCATGGCTCATCGTGTCTGGCCAGCTCTCGTCACCCGGCTGATTAGTGATGACCCTCTGGCAGTGCTCAGAGCCTTCAAGGTACAGCAGCGAATCTCTGCCAACAGCCTTCAAGCTGGTGCTTAGAAGGCAAGCGGCTCAGCCACTGCTGTGGTCCATGAGGGAAGCACTGAGCTTGTGGAATGATTTTTAAGTGTTATTTGGAACACAGGGTCGCCACCCTGCAGTGGGTGGGCTTGTACGACTCCCATTACCGTTAGTCCACAGATAAAACCTTGACACTGTTCCTGGGGGAAACAGCAATATCTTTGGTTAttgcagggaagaggaaaacagtTCTTTTACAGCCTGAGCAGCTCAGAGGCACCGTGTAGTGCAACTTGCCTTTGCTAGAGCCACAGTCTCAGCACGCCCTTTGGAAATCTTAGACTGAAGAGAAGGGATTGTTTTGCGATTGAGGCATtggcaggggaagggagaggttAAACAAAGACTTAGCCTCATAACAACACTATTAAAGAGCTCTTGACCATGTCAACTGGCTGCATTCTTTTCCTGACTCACAAGCTGGACAATAAAGCACGTTTCCAGAGGTTGCCAGCCCCAGGGTTTCACAGGACTTCCTCTGCTGTGCAGAATGAGATTCATTTTAGAATCCTTCAGTGTGAATAAAAGGAGAGTTTTGATTCCCCAAATTCAAGAAGCCATACCCTAGAATTTCAGAGCAGCCATACCTCACATCTGCCTGCCCTCAAAGAAAGGAGAGATCGCTACACAAAAACTAATTAACTCTTGTAAAGTTCAAAGGATCATTACAATTAGCACTGAGTTTGGGTTTTGTTACAAGAAATCCTCCAGGAGCGTCCTCCTTCCTAAATCTCTGGACAGGTGTAGTATCAGTGTAAGCCAAATACAACATAAGCAGCTTCTCAGTCCTGCGCACCAAGACCATGAGCTTAGCAAAGTTCCAAGAGAGAACCATGTTCTTGCCATGTGGGTTGGCCCCATGGATCCCCACTTCATTTTTACAAGTATTTAAGGCCATTCTTTAGGCCAGTTTGGTTTTTATCCTGAGCACACACTGACAGCGCTGGGTGCCCTATGGTGTAGCCAATTGATTCACGATTTCACGAGCTACTCTTACCTTTACCATGCTAATGAGAGAAGGGCAGTCCCAGTAGGTCAGCCATGTGAAAATGAAGATCAGGGTGCAGGTCACTCAGCTTCCCCATCAAATATTCACCTTCTGCTCATTATGGGACGCTGGCAGGTGTGGTCTCGTGGCtctcaactgcaaaaaaaaaaaattatcaagggAGAATGAATGCCTCATCCCCCAAGCTGGTGAGGGTTGCTGAGCTCCTCCCAGACCTGTATGTGCACTTACCCTCCAGTAACTGAGGTTTCTCCACTAGGTGCTGTGTACCCTGGCTCAAAAGTGTGGGGACTTTCTGAGGCAGAGATTCTCCAAGGATGTCCTGCCTAAGCTGACCAGTTCCCTCCTCAGCCAAGCCCCAGCCAGTGCCAGAGCTGGGCCTGTGTACAACCACACGCTTGCCTTCAAGTTgcagctggctgtgctgcagggactggGCTCTCTCTGCGAGAAGCTGGACATGGGTGAGTTCCAGGGAAAGTACTGGTTGTATGAGATCTCTGCAGGACTTACCTCTTCTCCTTTCATCTCAGCTGGCCAGGCCTGCACTTGCTTCTCATCCTTCGTCCCATGGGATTGATCTCCTGATCTTCTCCAGCCTCATCCCATTCGGGTCCTGCTGGGCCTTAATCTGTCCTCTTTGAGAGCTCTGTAAAGAGGGGCTGGTTACTCTTTACTCCCCAAGAGACAGATGGGAGAGAAGATTCCCAGCACCTTGCAGAATCTGACTGCTCATCTCACTTGTGCATGAGAAGCGGGTATAAAAGTGGAGtgcctgggctgctgcagctAGGCCTGTTGGGCCTTGCTTTGTTCTTAATTAACTGACAAACTGGAACCCAGATGAGACTTGTGCCTAAGTTTGCTGATTCCATTTTGGGGCATCTCTCTGGGTGACCCTTTAAAGGCAGCACATCACATTCTTCTACTGAATGAAACTCTGAAATTCTCCTAGGTTACATTTCTGGAGCTGACTTTGATGAGGGAGAAGGTTTGCTGGCCTGTtgctcttttcctctctcaaTGCCCTTGATTGCTTTGCTGCCTTTGCAGCAAGATGCTTAAGAGGCGAGGTCAGAAGAGCTCTGGGTCAGACAGTTCAAAGGCTCAGAAGCCACTTGCTGCCAATTTAGAGCTGATTCTGTTAGGCAGCAACTGCTGAGTAGGTTACCTCCTATCCTtcttttctgttccatttctgcAGGCGAGAGTGACCTCAATAAAGTGGCAGATGCCTGCTTGATTTACCTCAGCGCCAAGCAACCCATGAAATTGCAAGAAGCTGCCCAGAGGTAAGTAATATCTCTTAAATACAGGTATATCAGGTGCATAGGCAATGCAGGACAGAGGGAGCACAGTAACCCCTTTCATTTTGCACCTTTCTCATTCCTCCCTCTGGCACGTTTGAGTCCTGTACAGCAGGGTCTGTCATGGAAGTTCACCCCTTTCTCTTTTGAGGTATCAATTTCTATCCAAAATGAGCTGGAGAGGGTCGCTTGCCCACGAGTTCCAGTTGACTTTCAGCTGACCTCGCAACACATTTAGGGACAGAGGGGGAAGATGTGCTACTTGCTTTTTTCTAACCACCTCCAGAGCCCAATACTTTGGGCTCTTGGCCACTCATGGCATAAAACCGCAAAGGAGAAGACAGCTATGCAAGAGGATATGCCAGGCATTCCCATGTATTTTATCACTTAATACCTTCTGCAGGCTGGGGGATTTACTTCTGTTATCGTACCATTTTCCCTGGGCTCCTGTGATCACGTCAACCCAGTCTCTGCCAGGTAGACTGGAGTTTTGTTTGGGAAGCTGTCAGGCTTGGCACCAGTCTTGCTCTGAGAAGGCTGGGAGAGGTTAAAAGAGCACAAACAGTTTAGGTGAACACACATCAGCTCTATGAAGTGTTGACAGACATACTTTGCTGCTTGGTGTTCAAAATCCTGCTCAGCATGTTCCTGCTGTCAGGATAAGAAATCACTATTGTCATATGTTGTCACCTGGAAACGAGGCCAGAGATTTCAGCAGACAAAACGTGTCCAGTTACAGAGCACAGGAAGTGAATAAGAAAGCCGTacacctctgctctctgctgaaGGGCAGGGGTAAAAGCCCCCCCCTCTTTCTGTGTGGCcaaccctgccctccccagaggGGAGAGGACGCAGCGGTGAGCGGATTTCAGAGGGCTGGCTGTTGAAAAGGGAAGAGCTGCCAGTTCCCTTTCACCAGAGCTCAGGCTTCCCAGGGGTTGCAGGGTGTGGAAGGGCTTTTGTGTGGCTGGGCAGCAGTTTAGAGTGAAAGTGCTCTCGGGAActgtagccatacctttgtttgTATTCCTGCGCTGGTGAAAGTAGGTTTATTTTTACCTTAGTGGCTTTTATTGCATCACAGCAGGCTTCAGCAGCATTTGTTCTGCAAAGGGGTTCTTCGCTGTAGGCTTGCGTACCTTTAATACAATAAAGCGTTCGTCTGTGTAAGCAATGCTGGAACAGAAAGCAGAACACCAGGATTTATCTAGATATTTGGAATCTTAAGCTTTTAAATCATTAACAAAGCAGTCTGAAAAGCTGTGCAATTTCCCCCacagcaggggtgggggggaatacTGAATTAGCCCTACGGTGTGATAGGGTCATTAGAAGCTGTATTGTGAAGCAAGCTCACTGTTATCAGagaaaaaaggcagcaaagtTTCAAGGCAAGTAACGTTTTTCTactgtatattatttttattctattttaaggGGAAAATGGCACATGGTACACTGCTCCGCCCATGCCTTTGATGCACCATCCATTACATATTACACTGAACAAAGCAACATCTTCTGTTATCTCAAGTGTAGCTCTGTTGGCCGACACATGTGCATTGAGGCATGGATCATGTCTGGCCTGTTATTAACCATCCACATGGTGGTACTtgtaggtttttttggtgggttttttttttttttcagtttagtccCGTCTGTTCCCTGGTCTTGGAGCGTGGATGGATCAGAGTTAAAGACAGCTCCATCACTTTTAACTACAGTACACCTGATCGGAGGTTTCAGCTTAGAAAAGTCAAAATTAGTTTACACCATAACAATAAGCTCCACTGACAGAATAAGAATCATTTCTCAGCCATGTTTCAatttcctttctccagctgcttaACCACCAGATTCCTCTAAGCTCTGGtccttttccttgctctttgTGTGCCTGAAAGCAATCCTGCAAACTGACACGTTGTCACATGTAAGGCCCTTTCCATCTAGGCAAGAGCAATGTTTTCAGCCTGCTACatgaaaaattctgcattttaaacGCTTCTAAAAACAGCCAGACCAGAACTAATCTTAGCCACAGCATGAGCGCCAACATACGTCACATAACTCAGCTTTATCACTGCAGAAATCATACAAGGTAAAAAGATGTTTGGAATCAGCTTGCCATATTGATTTATACTAACTGGCCTTTGCTCAGCTTTTTGGATTCTTACTCAACTCATGAGTTGTGACCTGCCAAGAGCAAGGTCAGGTCTTACAAAGTCAGTCGCAGCTCCAATAACTCCTTGCCCTGACTGAGTGAAGACTGTAGGTATGCGAAGGCCAAGCAGGAATTTTTGGCCGAGGTGCTGgagccacacacacaaaaaaaaaaagaaaaagaaaaaagggagttttggcTGTCTTCCAGGGATGTTATCATGCCCCAAGGAGGCTGCTTAATCCCATTTGTAGGACCTGGTAGTTTTATTAGATGAACCAGTGGGAGTAAGTGAATTTTGTAACTGCAGCTTCATGCAGTACTCAACAGGCAAAAATaggcactgggaaaaaaagaactcCAGCACGTCTGAGGAAGAGAAAATGGGACAATAGACTTTTTTATAAGATGCCTGGAGTAGTCCAGGAGAGGAATCTTATCCaaagcttgggggaaaaaaaaaaatactgaagaggaGTTTGGGGAGGCTGGGGAACACTAGATACAGCTTTGCCTTCACTGAAAGTAAGTCAGTGCAACTGTGGTTAAAGTGGCCAGAAACACCTGAGCAGCCAAGGATGGTGGTGTGGAGCCAAACACTGGGAACAAGGCAGGGAGGAAGACAGTGTAAATTGAAAGTCACAATAGGTATACCTGAGCTTCTCAACAGTGTATTAAGTTGGATCATCCCTGACAAGCTTTTTGCTTTGGGGGGAAAACAAACccgaaaacaaacccaaaaccaacaaacaactttGAAGGAAAATAGGTTAAGAAATTGTCATTGACTTATGTCAACACTTCACAAATAGTTCTGCATTTTTTCAGCTTGAAGTGACTGTTTTGAAATTTACAGTTAATTCCTAATAAATGTTTAGAGCCTCTGAAGTTTACCATTTGACCTTTTGGTCAATAGTCTGGATAGGaatggtttgtggggttttttttccaggatacaGTTTGCCACAGACTTCAGTAAGAACTGGGGAAATTATTTCTGTATCTAGTTAAACATTCGGCAGAGATGCAAAAGCTAGAAAGAGTTGTCCTTTTGCCATCCTGCTTGCTGTGCCATGGCTTTGCTTAGAGCTTGGGAAAAGACAAGGCAACAGAATAGCCAAACTCTGCTCTGTGCTGGTAGAATAAGTTGTTTAGCACAACTGGAACAAATGAGAGCTTTTTTTGGACATTTTTAGATACCCAAGTTGATTGCACAGTGTACTTCTTTTGGTTTGATTGTGTATTTTATTGGATACTTATTGACAGCTGTCATTTGCAAGCTGGGCTGAAGTACTCTGAAGCAGCCACCTTCACAAGGCAAAATTCAATAAAATgatatttaagttaaaaaaaaaaaaaaaaaggaacaacagaaaacaaacctggATTAACCCCAGGATTCTTTGCCATGGAAACAGGTTGCTTAGAAACTACCCCAGAGTTAGTTTGAAAATGTACAAGTCAAGTTGTTCTTTACGCTGCACAGCACTTGGGGTTATCGGGAGATAATCACACACCTCAGGCCATTATGGGCACAAGAGGCAGCAGCATTCTCCAGGGACCAGCTAATCTCCTGAGGGTTGCTCTCTCCAGAGCAGCTGATTGGGAAGGGGTTGGAGAGCAGAGTGTCTCTGCTGTGAATGTAAGAGGTAAAGTTGTGCGTGTGCTGGAGAGGCAGAAGCTGGATGAACAGTATTCCCTCTTCCCATGTTTACTTCCCAGTGATTCATCTTTCCTGCCTGGTCCTATCGCCCCAGCCATAAGGAGCAAGGATTATTTTTATGCAGCAGTCCGTGGTAAGCTGGTGGAAACCACTGGGACCTGCTGGTTGCTGGCAGGCAGACAGCTTCACACTCACACTGTCACGGCCAAGCGAGCTCCAGGAGAGCGAGGAGAGcactggcagcctgcagagctgggaAAACTGGTGCACGGATGTGAGCTGGTACAAGCTCCAGGCTTGCTGGGGCAGGGTCTGGCACTGGGGtcaggtcagccctcccttttccAGCCTGCAGAGCTGCAATGACAAAGCCAGGGGAGCGGAGAGCCCCATGAGCTCACCTGCCACTGTCTGTCCCCCAGGAAGAAGGTACGTTGCTGATGCAAGTTGTTGCAAGCGCAGATATTACTTAGGAGCACGTTCACTCTGGAGCAGACAGATGGGCACTGTGGGCACCTTCAGGAGGGGACACTGCCAACAGCTTGCAGTGACGAGGTCTTCCCTTGTTGCTGTTAGAGACCTGCACTGAGAGACAAGCAAGTGGTTAACAGCAGACAGGCAAAAGCAACAACTTTCGCTGCTCATGGAGTAACAATTTGTACAGCCACAAGATTATTGTGAAGAGGTGAGGGAGCTTTCTAGTGCCGCCATCTCATTTCTGAGCTTTATCAGGTGACCCACGGCACTGTGCTGCCTTTCAGAGGAGAACTTCTAAAAGGGATTTCTGCCTTCTCCACGTAGGAAGCGAGCTCACTGTAGGGATGAGAGTTCTTCATGGGGAAGTTTTGACAGCAATCAGGTCTGGATTTTGTGTGGCTTTTGGAGCCGGTGATCTTTGATTTTAGGGAGGGGCGTTTGTCCTGTGCCTCTTGGGGGAACAGAGGCAGACCTACTCTCTGATTTCTCTTCACCTCACCTCACCCAGCTGTTGTTCTCCTCGTGGTCCTATGATTTCAGTAGAAACTAGAGACCTGAAGATGTGTGGCTGGGCATTTCCTGAGGGCTTGGAAAGCTGACCTCCAAGTTTGGTGTGTGCTGAGCACCTTTGGTGCTCATGGTCTCCGTAGGAGCACAGAGCACTCTGTGCCATGCAGGAGGAGGCCTTGCAGTGCTGTCAGGGCAGCCTAAAAATTCTAGTTTAATTTTGTACGCGGCACAGCCGGAAAACTTAACACCAGTTCATCTCAATGCGCCTTCTGTGCATTAAACCCTGACACTGATCTAG
Proteins encoded in this region:
- the TTI1 gene encoding TELO2-interacting protein 1 homolog, with amino-acid sequence MAVFDTPQEAFGVLRPVCVQLTRAQTLENVALLQAHLAAVSASALQELQEYVLFPLRFALKVPGPKQERLVQSVVQCISSVLAATCVKKQELLQELFSELCTCLSPPSGSSKPASQSEELKLAVIQALHTLMHSAYGDIILSLYQPSTLPLLGFAVSLLLGLAEKEKAKQIKISALKCLQVLVLQCDCQEHRHLDEDEEQRCGDLFASFLPGISITLSRVITGDIKQGHKPTVSAIRLFYLIVGLVMADAQLARIPKNKEKLPVEQSRISELMVHRGPDWTKSTAEKLSLLLHKMVEFSSVHPHWKVRLELVELVNHLLRNCSRSLVDSFSHLLKALVGLVNDENSEVQSRCNEVLQGIAEQGIIAQNRALADVLSENLHSLATALPRLMNSQDDMGKVATLSLLLGYLKLLGPKINIVLNSVSHLQRLSKALMQVLELDVTDVKIVEDRRWGCENACGPSGSLQHGVQAGRCQKKYFRFFTEEKVFQLLQQICRVLGYYGNLYLLVDHFMGLYSESGMYRKQAAMVLNELIVGAAGVGVDVLQEREVSLSMDDLKGSITSILDEYTDQANWYLITSIDSEEISHEHSVQHSGLLSRPGGTCSNVLLPSLEPQVTTRTMNSNIWQICIQLEGVGCFAAVLRKEFRLLLLSALYPVLEKAGDKTLLISETALGTLVDICKACSYDSVQCLINENSDYLVNGISLNLRHLAHQPHASQVLDTMLRHSDASLLPLVEDVIQDVLSALDLSYNNQASTFLRVLHSVMTALVQWFGSSCGEEHQQRQTAEQQSRTLSQGQQVVTSQEVEQFFLDYVRQKQIAEGNLPDTEDEETDEVPHLAKPEPNNSDTEGETLLPSHAQLAKDVMERCIHLLSDGNLRVRLKVLDVLELCVTVLHPHGNHLLPMAHRVWPALVTRLISDDPLAVLRAFKVLCTLAQKCGDFLRQRFSKDVLPKLTSSLLSQAPASARAGPVYNHTLAFKLQLAVLQGLGSLCEKLDMGESDLNKVADACLIYLSAKQPMKLQEAAQSVFLHLMHVDPDSTWLLLNEVCCPHQYEPPHASLRPVKLSGMGRQRNEFTDNVLLLLERLQQQESLTPKAGTQEPSPP